In Tripterygium wilfordii isolate XIE 37 chromosome 15, ASM1340144v1, whole genome shotgun sequence, one DNA window encodes the following:
- the LOC119980036 gene encoding cytochrome P450 89A2-like, whose protein sequence is MEAWFMLLVSLSIAAILKAFFKILIPTKQQILNLPPSPSTIPIITDILWLFKSLTGLESILKSIIAKLGPIVTLDIGFRRIIFVEDHSIAHQALVRNGAVFASRPPSLATTKIVNSNQSTINTSLYGPTWRLLRRNLTSQILHPTRSRSYSHARKWVIQILMDRLLSESQSGEPVLVKEHFQFAMFCLLVLMCFGDKLSEKQIKEVEEVQRRFALNLLRFNVFNIWPSVTKILLRKRWQQMLSLRRDQEAVLIPLIEARKKANREGINKVEDEDYVLSYVDTLLDLEIPHENRKLDEGEMVSLCNEFLNGGTDTTSTALQWIMANLVKYPHIQEKLFREIKGVVGEGEVVVKEDELQRMPYLKAVVLEGLRRHPPGHFVLPHAVTEEVMLDQYLIPKNSTVNFMVAQMGWDPKVWEDPMGFKPERFMSSDGEVVFDITGNKEIKMMPFGVGRRICPGLGLAMLHLEYFVANLVWNLEWKAKDGDEVDLSEKQELTTVMKTSLEVHVFPR, encoded by the coding sequence ATGGAGGCCTGGTTCATGCTACTTGTCTCCCTCTCCATAGCTGCCATTCTCAAAGCCTTCTTCAAGATCTTAATTCCCACTAAACAACAAATCCTCAACCTCCCTCCAAGCCCTTCTACCATTCCCATCATCACTGATATCCTATGGCTTTTCAAATCATTGACTGGGTTAGAGTCGATTCTCAAGTCTATCATTGCCAAGTTAGGCCCTATTGTAACCCTCGACATTGGTTTTCGCCGTATAATCTTCGTCGAGGACCACTCCATTGCCCACCAGGCTTTAGTTCGAAACGGAGCAGTTTTCGCCAGTCGTCCTCCCAGTCTTGCCACCACCAAGATAGTCAATAGCAATCAGAGCACTATCAACACGTCTTTATACGGCCCAACATGGCGCCTTCTGCGGCGTAATCTCACTTCACAGATTCTTCATCCTACGCGCTCGAGAAGTTACTCTCATGCGCGCAAGTGGGTGATCCAAATCCTCATGGATCGTCTTCTTTCAGAGTCTCAATCCGGTGAGCCAGTTCTAGTCAAGGAACATTTTCAATTCGCAATGTTTTGCTTGTTAGTGCTCATGTGTTTTGGCGACAAGCTTAGTGAGAAACAGATCAAAGAAGTCGAGGAGGTTCAGCGCCGCTTCGCTCTAAACCTGCTTAGATTCAATGTGttcaatatttggccaagcgtGACAAAGATTTTGCTCCGCAAGCGATGGCAGCAGATGCTGAGTCTTCGTCGAGACCAAGAAGCTGTACTGATTCCTTTAATCGAGGCACGCAAGAAGGCAAACAGAGAGGGTATCAACAAGGTGGAAGATGAAGACTATGTCCTGTCGTACGTCGATACTTTGTTAGATTTAGAAATTCCTCATGAGAATAGAAAGCTTGATGAAGGGGAAATGGTTAGCTTGTGCAATGAGTTTCTAAATGGTGGCACCGATACTACTTCGACTGCCTTGCAATGGATCATGGCTAATTTGGTGAAGTATCCACATATACAAGAGAAGTTATTCAGAGAAATTAAAGGGGTTGTCGGAGAAGGAGAAGTCGTCGTCAAAGAAGATGAGTTGCAGAGAATGCCATATCTCAAAGCAGTAGTTTTGGAAGGCTTGAGGCGTCACCCTCCTGGACATTTTGTGTTGCCACATGCGGTTACAGAGGAGGTAATGCTGGATCAATATTTGATACCCAAGAATTCAACTGTCAATTTCATGGTAGCACAGATGGGTTGGGACCCAAAGGTGTGGGAAGATCCAATGGGGTTCAAGCCAGAGAGGTTTATGAGTAGTGATGGTGAGGTGGTGTTTGATATAACAGGGAATAAAGAGATTAAGATGATGCCATTTGGGGTTGGTAGGAGGATTTGTCCTGGACTTGGATTGGCAATGCTTCATTTGGAGTATTTTGTGGCAAATTTGGTTTGGAATTTAGAATGGAAAGCTAAAGATGGAGATGAAGTTGATTTGTCTGAGAAACAAGAGCTAACAACTGTGATGAAGACTTCATTGGAGGTCCACGTTTTCCCAAGATAA
- the LOC120017100 gene encoding cytochrome P450 89A2-like — translation MEFWFIILISISIAALLKALINFAIPTNKPTNKLPPSPFTIPIISNILWLRKSFLDLEPILRSLYAKLGPVVTLHIGPSTAIFVSDRLLTHQALVQNGAVFADRPPAGAAEQILTCNQHNINSASYGLTWRILRRNMSAEILHPSRVRSYSHARKWVLQILLDRLRSKSEPGEAIRVVDEFHYAMFCLLVLMCFGDKLSENQIKEIGSVQRNLLVRFTKFNVLNFWPTATKILLHKWWQEFYKLHQEQKDVLIPLIRARKKAKEESLSKFKEGKEEYVVSYVDTLLDLELPEEKRKLDEGELMTLCSEFLNGGTDTTSTALQWIMANLVKYPQIQEKLFREIKGVVGDGEVFLIKEDDLQRMPYLKAVILEGLRRHPPGHFLLTHAVTEDTTLDNYLIPKNGVINFAVAEMGWDPKVWEDPMSFKPERFMSSDGCRAGEGFDITGSKEIKMMPFGVGRRMCPAYGLGMLHLEYFVANLVWNFEWKAKDGDCVDLSEKFEFTVVMKNPLQACISPRSKYLP, via the coding sequence ATGGAATTCTGGTTCATCATcctcatctccatctccatagCTGCCCTTCTCAAAGCTCTCATCAACTTCGCAATTCCTACTAACAAACCAACCAACAAACTCCCTCCCTCTCCTTTTACCATTCCTATCATCTCCAACATCCTATGGCTTCGCAAATCATTTTTAGACCTCGAGCCAATTCTTCGCTCTCTCTACGCCAAATTAGGCCCTGTGGTCACTCTCCACATCGGCCCTAGCACCGCCATATTTGTCTCTGATCGCTTACTCACCCACCAAGCATTAGTCCAGAACGGTGCAGTCTTCGCTGACCGTCCACCCGCTGGTGCTGCTGAACAGATACTCACTTGCAATCAACACAACATCAACTCTGCTTCCTATGGCCTGACATGGCGCATCCTGAGGCGTAACATGTCTGCAGAGATTCTCCATCCTTCGCGAGTGAGATCCTACTCGCACGCGCGCAAATGGGTGCTGCAAATTCTACTTGATAGGTTAAGATCAAAGTCTGAACCCGGTGAGGCAATCCGTGTGGTGGACGAGTTTCATTACGCTATGTTTTGCTTGTTAGTGCTTATGTGTTTTGGGGACAAGCTTAGTGAAAATCAGATTAAAGAAATTGGGTCTGTTCAGCGAAACTTGCTTGTGCGTTTCACAAAATTCAACGTGCTAAATTTCTGGCCGACTGCGACAAAGATTTTGCTGCATAAGTGGTGGCAAGAGTTCTATAAGCTTCACCAAGAACAAAAGGATGTGTTGATTCCTTTGATAAGAGCGCGAAAGAAGGCGAAGGAAGAGAGTTTGAGTAAATTTAAGGAAGGCAAAGAAGAGTATGTGGTGTCGTATGTCGATACTTTGCTCGATTTAGAGCTTccggaagaaaagagaaagctTGATGAAGGGGAACTGATGACTTTGTGCTCTGAGTTCTTAAATGGAGGAACAGATACTACTTCGACTGCACTGCAATGGATTATGGCTAATTTGGTGAAGTACCCACAAATACAAGAGAAGCTATTTAGAGAAATCAAAGGGGTTGTTGGAGATGGGGAGGTATTTTTGATCAAAGAAGACGACTTGCAGAGGATGCCATATCTAAAAGCTGTGATCTTGGAAGGCTTAAGGCGTCATCCTCCTGGACATTTTTTGTTGACACATGCAGTTACAGAGGATACAACGCTGGATAATTACTTGATACCCAAGAATGGGGTTATCAATTTCGCTGTGGCGGAGATGGGATGGGATCCCAAGGTGTGGGAAGACCCGATGTCATTCAAGCCGGAGAGGTTCATGAGTAGCGATGGTTGCAGAGCAGGAGAAGGATTTGATATAACGGGGAGTAAAGAGATTAAGATGATGCCATTCGGGGTTGGTAGGAGGATGTGTCCTGCTTATGGATTGGGAATGCTTCATTTGGAGTATTTTGTGGCGAATTTGGTTTGGAATTTCGAGTGGAAAGCTAAAGATGGAGACTGTGTTGATTTGTCCGAGAAGTTCGAGTTCACGGTGGTGATGAAGAATCCATTGCAGGCATGCATTTCTCCTAGGTCAAAATATCTACCTTAA
- the LOC120017285 gene encoding cytochrome P450 89A2-like produces MEWTNIFLCLRLAGFTLSCAILNHQLHYSKSFCHLLKEMEFWFIILISISIAALLKVLINFAIPTTKPTNKLPPSPFTIPIITNILWLGKSFSDLEPILRSLYAKLGPVVTLHIGPRTAIFVSDRFLTHQALVQNGVVFADRPPPGAFDQILHCNQHNINSASYGPTWRILRRNISAEILHPSRVRSYSNARKWVLQILLDRLRSKSEPGEAVRVVDEFQYAMFCLLVLMCFGDKLSENQIKEIGSVQRNLLLRFTKFNVLNFWPTATKILLHKWWQEFHKLHQEQKDVLIPLIRARKMVKEESLSKDKGEYVVSYVDTLLDLELPEEKRKLDEGEMKALCSEFLNAGTDTTSTALQWIMANLVKYPQIQEKLFREIKGVVGDGEVFLINEDDLQRMPYLKAVILEGLRRHPPAHFVLPHAVTEDTMLDNYLIPKNGVINFAVAEMGWDPKVWEDPMSFKPERFMSSDDGGAGEAFDITGSKEIKMMPFGAGRRMCPGYGLGMLHLEYFVANLVWNFEWKAKDGDGVDLSEKLEFTVVMKNPLHAYISPRSKLA; encoded by the coding sequence ATGGAAtggacaaatatttttttatgtctCAGGTTGGCAGGTTTCACATTATCATGTGCCATCCTCAATCACCAACTCCACTACTCAAAATCATTTTGTCATCTGCTAAAAGAAATGGAGTTCTGGTTCATCATCCTAATCTCCATCTCCATAGCTGCCCTTCTCAAAGTTCTCATCAACTTCGCAATTCCCACTACCAAACCAACCAACAAACTCCCTCCCTCTCCTTTTACTATTCCTATCATCACCAACATCCTATGGCTTGGCAAATCATTTTCAGACCTCGAGCCAATTCTTCGCTCTCTCTACGCCAAATTAGGCCCTGTGGTCACTCTCCACATCGGCCCGCGCACCGCCATCTTTGTCTCCGATCGCTTCCTCACCCACCAAGCATTAGTCCAAAACGGTGTAGTTTTTGCTGACCGTCCACCTCCTGGTGCTTTTGACCAAATCCTCCATTGCAATCAACACAATATCAACTCTGCTTCCTACGGCCCGACATGGCGCATCCTGAGGCGTAACATATCTGCGGAGATTCTCCATCCTTCGCGGGTGAGATCGTACTCGAATGCTCGCAAATGGGTGCTGCAAATTCTACTTGATCGGTTAAGATCAAAGTCTGAACCCGGAGAGGCAGTTCGCGTGGTGGACGAGTTTCAGTACGCTATGTTTTGCTTGTTAGTGCTTATGTGTTTTGGGGACAAGCTTAGTGAAAATCAGATTAAAGAAATTGGGTCTGTTCAGCGAAACTTGCTTCTGCGTTTCACAAAATTCAACGTGCTAAATTTCTGGCCGACTGCGACAAAGATTTTGCTGCATAAGTGGTGGCAAGAGTTCCATAAGCTTCACCAAGAACAAAAGGATGTGTTGATTCCTCTGATAAGAGCGCGAAAGATGGTGAAGGAAGAGAGTTTGAGTAAAGACAAAGGAGAGTATGTGGTGTCGTATGTCGATACTTTGCTCGATTTAGAGCTTccggaagaaaagagaaagctTGACGAAGGGGAAATGAAGGCTTTGTGCTCTGAGTTCTTAAATGCAGGCACAGATACTACTTCGACTGCCCTGCAATGGATTATGGCTAATTTGGTGAAGTATCCACAAATACAAGAGAAGCTATTTCGAGAAATAAAAGGGGTTGTTGGAGATGGGGAGGTATTTTTGATCAATGAAGACGACTTGCAGAGGATGCCATATCTAAAAGCTGTGATCTTGGAAGGCTTAAGGCGTCATCCTCCTGCACATTTTGTGCTGCCACATGCGGTTACAGAGGATACAATGCTGGATAATTACTTGATACCCAAGAATGGGGTTATCAATTTCGCGGTGGCGGAGATGGGATGGGATCCCAAGGTGTGGGAAGACCCGATGTCATTCAAGCCGGAGAGGTTCATGAGTAGCGATGATGGTGGAGCTGGAGAAGCATTCGATATAACGGGGAGTAAAGAGATTAAGATGATGCCATTTGGGGCTGGTAGGAGGATGTGTCCTGGTTATGGATTGGGAATGCTTCATTTGGAGTATTTTGTTGCGAATTTGGTTTGGAATTTCGAGTGGAAAGCTAAGGATGGAGATGGTGTTGATTTGTCTGAGAAGTTGGAGTTCACGGTGGTGATGAAGAATCCATTGCACGCATACATTTCCCCCAGGTCAAAATTAGCTTAA
- the LOC120016951 gene encoding cytochrome P450 89A2-like has translation MEVWCILLVTLSTAALLKALINLLIPKKLPNNLPPGPFTIPIISNILWLFKAGPDVELILRPLHAKLGPLVTLHIGSGIAIFVSDRALAYQTLVQNGAVFSDRPRSGPVARINNSNQHNINSAAYGPTWRLLRRNLTAEILHPSRVKSYSHARSWVLNILMDRLKSEAAKSGNPVIVMDHFRYGMFCLLVLMCFGDKLNENQIKEIEDVELRFLFNDSKFQVLNFWPSLMKIVLRKRWQLFLKLQQDKEAVLVPLIRARKKAKEEGLKDAVLSYVDTLLDLELPEEKRKVNEKEMVSLCSEFLDAGTDTTAAALQWVMANLVKYPDVQEKLFMEIKGVVGEGAVEIGEDELQRMPYLKAVILEGLRRHPPSHFVVPHAVTEDVVIDKYVIPKNAIVNFMVAEMGLDPKVWEDPMGFKPERFMSSDGEVVFDITGSKEIKMMPFGVGRRMCPGFGLAMLHLEYFVANLVLNFEWKAKDGDDVDLSEKQEFIMVMKNPLQAYISPRSK, from the coding sequence ATGGAGGTCTGGTGCATCCTTCTTGTCACTCTTTCCACGGCTGCTCTTCTCAAAGCCCTCATCAACCTCTTGATTCCCAAAAAGCTCCCCAACAACCTCCCCCCGGGCCCTTTTACAATTCCCATCATCAGCAACATTTTATGGCTTTTCAAAGCAGGTCCAGACGTCGAGCTCATTCTTCGGCCACTCCACGCCAAGTTGGGTCCTTTAGTAACACTTCACATCGGCTCAGGCATCGCCATCTTTGTTTCTGATCGCGCTCTTGCATACCAAACTTTGGTCCAAAATGGTGCAGTTTTCTCCGATCGTCCGCGATCTGGCCCTGTAGCCAGGATAAATAATAGTAATCAGCATAATATTAACTCGGCTGCCTACGGCCCGACGTGGCGTCTCCTGCGCCGTAATCTCACCGCTGAGATCCTCCACCCTTCGCGTGTGAAATCGTATTCACACGCCCGGAGTTGGGTTCTGAACATTCTGATGGATAGGCTGAAGTCCGAGGCAGCAAAATCAGGTAATCCTGTTATCGTCATGGACCATTTTCGGTATGGAATGTTTTGCTTGTTAGTGCTAATGTGTTTTGGGGACAAGCTAAATGAGAATCAGATAAAGGAAATCGAGGACGTTGAGCTTCGCTTTCTTTTCAATGATAGTAAGTTTCAAGTACTAAATTTCTGGCCAAGTCTGATGAAGATTGTGTTACGCAAGCGATGGCAGCTGTTTTTGAAGCTTCAACAGGACAAAGAAGCTGTGTTGGTTCCTCTGATAAGGGCGCGAAAAAAGGCGAAAGAAGAGGGTTTAAAAGATGCAGTCTTATCTTATGTGGATACCTTATTGGATTTAGAGCTGccagaagagaaaagaaaggtaAATGAAAAGGAAATGGTGAGTCTGTGCTCTGAGTTTCTTGATGCAGGAACCGATACTACTGCCGCTGCCCTGCAGTGGGTAATGGCTAATTTGGTCAAGTACCCAGATGTACAAGAGAAATTGTTTATGGAAATTAAAGGAGTCGTGGGAGAAGGTGCGGTGGAGATCGGAGAAGATGAATTGCAGAGGATGCCGTATCTTAAAGCAGTGATTTTGGAAGGGTTGAGGCGTCACCCACCTTCACATTTTGTAGTGCCACATGCAGTTACAGAGGATGTAGTGATTGATAAATATGTGATACCCAAGAATGCGATTGTGAATTTCATGGTAGCAGAGATGGGTTTGGACCCAAAGGTGTGGGAAGATCCAATGGGGTTCAAGCCAGAGAGGTTTATGAGTAGTGATGGTGAGGTGGTGTTTGATATAACGGGGAGTAAAGAGATTAAGATGATGCCATTTGGGGTTGGGAGGAGGATGTGTCCTGGATTTGGATTGGCAATGCTTCATTTGGAGTATTTTGTGGCaaatttggttttgaattttgagtgGAAAGCTAAAGATGGAGATGATGTTGATTTGTCTGAGAAGCAAGAGTTCATAATGGTGATGAAGAATCCATTGCAAGCCTACATTTCCCCAAGgtcaaaataa
- the LOC120016956 gene encoding cytochrome P450 89A2-like — translation MEIWFIILVTLSMAALLKALINLLIPKKLVHNLPPGPFTIPIISNILWLFKSGQDLELILQSLHAKLGPLVTLHFGPRIAIFVSDRGLAYQTLVQNGAVFSDRPEAGPAGRIVSSNQHNINSAAYGPTWRLLRRNLTAQILHPSRVKAYSHARSWVLNILMDRLKSEAAKSGKPVIVMDHFRYGMFCLLVLMCFGDKLNENEIKEIQDVELRFLFNSSKLQVLNFWPSVTKIVFHKRWQEFLKLQQDKETVLVRLIRARKKAKEGGLRDVVLSYVDTLMDLELPEERRKVNEKEMVSLCSEFLIAGTDTTSTALQWVMANLVKYPHVQEKLFMEIKGVVGDGAMEVGEDELQRMPYLKAVILEGLRRHPPGHFVVPHAVTEEVVIDKYVIPKNAAVNFMVAEMGWDPKVWEDPMGFKPERFVSSNGEVVFDITGSKEIKMMPFGVGRRMCPGFGLAMLHLEYFVANLVLNFEWKAKDGDDVDLSEKQEFTMVMKNPLQAYISPRSK, via the coding sequence aTGGAGATCTGGTTCATCATTCTTGTCACTCTCTCCATGGCTGCTCTTCTCAAAGCCCTCATCAACCTCTTGATTCCCAAAAAACTTGTACACAACCTCCCCCCAGGCCCTTTTACAATTCCTATCATCAGCAACATTTTATGGCTCTTCAAGTCAGGTCAAGACCTCGAGCTCATTCTCCAGTCCCTCCACGCCAAGTTGGGTCCTTTGGTAACACTTCACTTCGGCCCACGCATTGCCATCTTTGTTTCTGATCGTGGTCTCGCATACCAAACTTTGGTCCAAAACGGTGCAGTTTTCTCTGATCGTCCAGAAGCTGGCCCTGCAGGCAGGATAGTTAGTAGTAATCAGCATAATATTAACTCGGCTGCCTACGGCCCCACGTGGCGCCTTCTGCGGCGTAATCTCACTGCTCAGATCCTCCACCCTTCGCGTGTGAAAGCATATTCACACGCACGGAGTTGGGTTCTGAATATTCTAATGGATAGGCTGAAGTCCGAGGCAGCAAAATCAGGTAAACCAGTAATTGTTATGGATCATTTTCGGTATGGGATGTTTTGCTTGTTAGTGCTCATGTGTTTTGGGGACAAGCTAAATGAGAACGAGATAAAGGAAATCCAGGATGTTGAGCTTCGCTTTCTTTTCAATTCTAGTAAGCTCCAAGTACTAAATTTCTGGCCAAGTGTGACAAAGATTGTGTTCCATAAGCGATGGCAGGAGTTTTTGAAGCTTCAACAGGACAAAGAAACCGTGCTAGTTCGTCTAATAAGGGCGCGAAAGAAGGCGAAAGAAGGGGGTTTAAGAGATGTAGTCTTATCTTATGTTGATACCTTAATGGATTTGGAGCTTccagaagagagaagaaaggtcAATGAAAAGGAAATGGTGAGTTTGTGCTCTGAGTTTCTTATTGCAGGAACCGATACTACTTCCACTGCCTTGCAGTGGGTAATGGCTAATTTGGTCAAGTACCCACATGTACAAGAGAAATTGTTTATGGAAATCAAAGGAGTTGTTGGAGATGGTGCGATGGAGGTTGGAGAAGATGAATTGCAGAGGATGCCGTATCTTAAAGCAGTGATTTTGGAAGGGTTGAGGCGTCACCCTCCTGGACATTTTGTAGTGCCACATGCAGTTACAGAGGAAGTAGTGATTGACAAATATGTGATACCCAAGAATGCGGCTGTGAATTTCATGGTAGCAGAGATGGGTTGGGACCCAAAGGTGTGGGAAGATCCAATGGGGTTCAAGCCAGAGAGGTTTGTGAGTAGTAATGGGGAGGTGGTGTTTGACATAACAGGGAGTAAAGAGATTAAGATGATGCCATTTGGGGTTGGTAGGAGGATGTGCCCTGGATTTGGATTGGCAATGCTTCATTTGGAGTATTTTGTGGCaaatttggttttgaattttgagtgGAAAGCTAAAGATGGAGATGATGTTGATTTGTCTGAGAAGCAAGAGTTCACAATGGTGATGAAGAATCCATTGCAAGCCTACATTTCCCCAAGGTCAAAATAA
- the LOC120016957 gene encoding transcription factor SPT20 homolog isoform X2, with the protein MEEANAKALHQQQLLLQQQQQQQQQQQAAAISRFPSNIDAHLRPPGLLHRPLNVQQQTTSTSPSPNPNSGPAVPNSQQPQQQQQQQQQQSPNLQQQNPQQGQPQQQQQQKAIRSPVELQMAYHDAWRVCHPDFKRPFSSLEDACERLLPYHVVADYEAEEDDRILDSDTTGQMLSRSQQWDNNIAAKVAEFTAMFEKQALAFNIINKKRAVGEFRAEERLMVEQALLQDERRVMAELKAQIESREKSGREAQLRMAAMVQAEQARAESQAHAELMTRAPIRPGVLGSQANNLQIGHDMAEQEQCINPEEMMNGWGNNSQRDEKEPSEDFLNDEENENGDTGTQDEWREGGEFDLNTR; encoded by the exons ATGGAAGAAGCCAACGCGAAGGCATTGCATCAACAGCAGTTACTTctacaacagcagcagcagcag cagcaacagcagcaaGCTGCGGCGATTTCGCGTTTCCCTTCAAACATCGATGCCCATTTGCGCCCGCCGGGCCTTCTTCACCGACCCCTCAATGTCCAACAACAAACCACTAGTACTAGCCCTAGCCCTAACCCTAATTCGGGTCCTGCTGTCCCCAATTCTCAGCAaccgcagcagcagcagcaacaacaacaacaacagagcCCTAATTTACAGCAGCAAAATCCGCAACAAGGGCAACCacagcaacagcagcagcagaaggCGATTCGGAGCCCAGTGGAGCTTCAGATGGCATACCACGACGCATGGCGGGTATGCCACCCAGACTTCAAGCGCCCCTTCTCTTCCCTCGAAGATGCTTGCGAGAG GTTACTACCTTACCATGTTGTAGCTGACTACGAAGCAGAGGAGGATGATAGAATCCTTGATTCTGACACAACAGGACAGATGCTATCTCGTTCCCAGCAGTGGGATAACAACATTGCAGCCAAAGTTGCAGAATTCACTGCCATGTTTGAGAAACAGGCCCTTGCTTTCAACATTATAAACAAGAAGCGAGCAGTTGGTGAATTTCGAGCTGAGGAGAGATTAATGGTTGAGCAGGCTCTTCTCCAAGACGAGAGACGAGTGATGGCAGAATTGAAAGCACAAATAGAATCAAGGGAAAAATCTGGTCGCGAGGCTCAGTTGCGAATGGCAGCCATGGTACAGGCAGAACAAGCTCGAGCTGAGTCACAGGCTCATGCTGAATTGATGACTCGAGCACCAATAAGACCAGGTGTCCTTGGTTCGCAAGCAAACAATCTTCAGATTGGTCACGATATGGCAGAGCAGGAACAGTGTATTAACCCAGAAGAGATGATGAATGGATGGGGAAACAACAGTCAGAGAGACGAGAAAGAACCATCTGAAGATTTTTTGaatgatgaagaaaatgaaaatggagATACAGGCACGCAAGACGAGTGGCGTGAAGGTGGGGAATTTGATTTGAACACTAGATGA
- the LOC120016957 gene encoding putative mediator of RNA polymerase II transcription subunit 26 isoform X1 encodes MEEANAKALHQQQLLLQQQQQQSQNQQRQQQQFLLLQQIHKQAQQQQQQQAAAISRFPSNIDAHLRPPGLLHRPLNVQQQTTSTSPSPNPNSGPAVPNSQQPQQQQQQQQQQSPNLQQQNPQQGQPQQQQQQKAIRSPVELQMAYHDAWRVCHPDFKRPFSSLEDACERLLPYHVVADYEAEEDDRILDSDTTGQMLSRSQQWDNNIAAKVAEFTAMFEKQALAFNIINKKRAVGEFRAEERLMVEQALLQDERRVMAELKAQIESREKSGREAQLRMAAMVQAEQARAESQAHAELMTRAPIRPGVLGSQANNLQIGHDMAEQEQCINPEEMMNGWGNNSQRDEKEPSEDFLNDEENENGDTGTQDEWREGGEFDLNTR; translated from the exons ATGGAAGAAGCCAACGCGAAGGCATTGCATCAACAGCAGTTACTTctacaacagcagcagcagcagtcaCAAAATCAACAGCGGCAACAACAACAATTTCTACTCTTACAACAGATCCATAAACAAGcccagcaacagcaacagcagcaaGCTGCGGCGATTTCGCGTTTCCCTTCAAACATCGATGCCCATTTGCGCCCGCCGGGCCTTCTTCACCGACCCCTCAATGTCCAACAACAAACCACTAGTACTAGCCCTAGCCCTAACCCTAATTCGGGTCCTGCTGTCCCCAATTCTCAGCAaccgcagcagcagcagcaacaacaacaacaacagagcCCTAATTTACAGCAGCAAAATCCGCAACAAGGGCAACCacagcaacagcagcagcagaaggCGATTCGGAGCCCAGTGGAGCTTCAGATGGCATACCACGACGCATGGCGGGTATGCCACCCAGACTTCAAGCGCCCCTTCTCTTCCCTCGAAGATGCTTGCGAGAG GTTACTACCTTACCATGTTGTAGCTGACTACGAAGCAGAGGAGGATGATAGAATCCTTGATTCTGACACAACAGGACAGATGCTATCTCGTTCCCAGCAGTGGGATAACAACATTGCAGCCAAAGTTGCAGAATTCACTGCCATGTTTGAGAAACAGGCCCTTGCTTTCAACATTATAAACAAGAAGCGAGCAGTTGGTGAATTTCGAGCTGAGGAGAGATTAATGGTTGAGCAGGCTCTTCTCCAAGACGAGAGACGAGTGATGGCAGAATTGAAAGCACAAATAGAATCAAGGGAAAAATCTGGTCGCGAGGCTCAGTTGCGAATGGCAGCCATGGTACAGGCAGAACAAGCTCGAGCTGAGTCACAGGCTCATGCTGAATTGATGACTCGAGCACCAATAAGACCAGGTGTCCTTGGTTCGCAAGCAAACAATCTTCAGATTGGTCACGATATGGCAGAGCAGGAACAGTGTATTAACCCAGAAGAGATGATGAATGGATGGGGAAACAACAGTCAGAGAGACGAGAAAGAACCATCTGAAGATTTTTTGaatgatgaagaaaatgaaaatggagATACAGGCACGCAAGACGAGTGGCGTGAAGGTGGGGAATTTGATTTGAACACTAGATGA